In Calonectris borealis chromosome Z, bCalBor7.hap1.2, whole genome shotgun sequence, a single genomic region encodes these proteins:
- the ATG12 gene encoding ubiquitin-like protein ATG12, translating to MAEAEEQPPASPQSEGRSEGGEEALESGAAAGAADSAPPAACSPGTEEPAGDTKKKIDVLLKAVGDTPIMKTKKWAVERTRTIQGLVDFIKKFLKLMASEQLFIYVNQSFAPSPDQEVGTLYECFGSDGKLVLHYCKTQAWG from the exons ATGGCGGAGGCGGAGGAGCAGCCGCCTGCCTCGCCTCAGAGCGAGGGCCGAAGCGAGGGCGGGGAGGAAGCCCTGGAAAGCGGAGCTGCAGCGGGGGCTGCCGACTCGGCCCCCCCTGCGGCCTGCTCGCCGGGCACCGAGGAGCCTGCCGGCGACacgaaaaagaaaa TTGACGTCCTGCTGAAGGCCGTGGGCGACACCCCCATCATGAAGACGAAGAAGTGGGCCGTGGAGCGGACCCGGACCATCCAGGGCCTCGTCGACTTCATCAAGAAGTTCCTCAAGCTGATGGCCTCCGAGCAGCTG ttcATATATGTAAACCAGTCTTTTGCTCCATCTCCAGACCAAGAAGTTGGGACCCTCTATGAG tgttttggaaGTGATGGCAAGCTTGTACTGCATTATTGCAAAACTCAGGCATGGGGATGA